AAAGTAAAAGAAAATAATCCTTCTTTCTCATTACTTTTGACTTATTACTTCTTACCTATTCTAGGGCTGGGGTCAAGCATGGATATTAAACAAATTGCGAAGGACACAGCCAAGACGCTGCAAAGTTACCTGACTTATCAGGCACTAAAAACGGTATTGGCTCAAGTTAGCGAAACAAATCCTCCCTTGGCACTTTGGCTACAACGCTTTTCTGCTGATAAAATTCAGGATGGAGAAGCGTACGTTAAGCAACTCTTTCAAGAGAAGCCCGAATTGGCTTTGCGGATAATGACTGTTAGAGAACACATAGCGGAACAAGTTGCAGAATACTTACCCGAAATGGTTCGCACCGGTATTCAACAAGCCAATATGGAACACCGTCGCCAGCATCTTGAGCGAATGACGCAAATAAATACATCAGATCCCAGTCCTGAATCAGAAACACAAGCAACTTCAGATCCAAACATTGAACAGTGAACAGTTAACAGTGAGTAAACGCGCGTATTCGGCGTTTTCCCATGCCCAGGCGACCCGCGTTCCCGATAGCCGTAAGGCGTGGCCGAGCGCCATACGGTGAACACTTAATAACTGATAACTGATAACTGATAACTGATAACTGAATATCAACCGCAACCCATTATCATCACTTATGCAAACCTTTTCAAAAGAGCGTCGCTACGAAACCCTTTCTTATCTGCCTCCTCTCTCCGATGCTCAAATTTCCAAGCAAATCCAGTACATTCTCAACCAAGGTTACATTCCAGCCATTGAATTTAACGAGAATTCGGAGCCAACAGTATATTACTGGACTCTGTGGAAACTGCCTCTGTTTGGAGCAAGATCTACTCAAGAAGTACTAAACGAAGTCCAAGCTTGCCGTTCTCAGTACGGTAATAACTTTATCCGCGTTGTTGGTTTTGACAACATCAAGCAGTGCCAAGTTCTCAGCTTTATCGTTCACAAACCCAATAGCAGCAGATACTAAAGCTGATAAGTTGGAATTAGTTCGTAAGAGAACTGTAAATAATTGATTCATCTCCCAAAAAAAAGAGGTAGATAACTCTACCTCTGTTTTTTTACTATTTAGCTAGTGTCGCGCGCACTTTTTGTAAAGTATTAAGTAGATGCAAAAAAATTAATCATCGAACTATCTTTGTGATTCCAAGTTGTGCTTCCACTCACAGTTAAAAAAATATACGTATATTTTAAAATATAGGATTTATATTTGATTTCGGAACGGAACTTAGTACAGTGTATGTTAAGCGTTCCCTGGCTCAACGAGTTCGTTAATAAACCAAACCGATTTCCTATATAAGAAAAAGTATTTACTTAAATAAAAACAGAAAATATTTTTTATTTCAAAATGAATGAAAATTAGTTGTCAAAAAAAATAATATGATTTGAAGGAAGCCAACCAACTATCACCTGAAATCATTGTAGACTTTAGGTTGGCAGGGGTTACTCATCCCTATCAGGGATTCAAATTATTGACGAGATTTATGAGCTACTACATTTCTCCCCGCTTTCTGGATAAACTTGCAGTTCACATCACCAAAAATTATCTCGATATTCCTGGTGTTCGAGTTCCCTTAATTTTAGGAATTCACGGACGCAAAGGCGAGGGCAAGTCGTTTCAATGTGAGTTAGTCTTTGAGAAAATGGGTATTGAAGTGACTCACATATCCGGTGGCGAACTCGAAAGTCCAGATGCAGGAGATCCAGCACGTCTGATTCGTCTGCGCTATCGAGAAACAGCGGAACTCATTCGCGTGCGTGGCAGAATGTGCGTGATCATGATTAATGATTTGGATGCAGGTGCGGGACGCTTTGATGAAGGGACTCAATACACAGTCAACACTCAGTTGGTGAATGCCACACTGATGAATATTGCCGACAATCCCACAGATGTGCAACTTCCTGGTAGTTACGACGCAACGCCTTTACATCGTGTACCGATTCTGGTAACAGGTAATGATTTCTCCACTCTTTATGCGCCTTTAATTCGGGATGGTCGGATGGAGAAATTTTACTGGGACCCAGACCGAGATGAAAAAGTTGGCATTGTCGGCGGGATTTTTAGTGAAGATGGACTTTCACGTCAAGAAGTTGAAAAGTTAGTCGATACATTCCCAAATCAATCGATAGACTTTTTCAGCGCTTCGCGTGCCCGAATATATGATGAACAAATTCGCAACTTCATACATGAAACAGGAATTGAGCGGGTATCTCAACGTGTGGTTAACAGCCTTGAAGGTCCACCACAATTCAGAAAGCCTAATTTCAGCTTATCTAACTTAATTGAGATGGGCAAGTTGATGGTTGGTGAACAGCAGCGAGTCGAGAATTCTCAACTGGTGAGTCAGTATAATCGCGGCTTATACTCTCGTAATCAATCCGCAGCTTCTGGTGGCGTGACACCAAATACTCAACCGTCAAGCGATTTGTACTCTCGTAATCAATTTGCATCTTCTGGTGGCGTGACACCAAATACTCAACCGTCAAGCGATCGCGCAAGCGAACCTGTAATATCTAATAAATTCCAGAAACAACAGGTATCGAATAGCCATTTGAGCTTAGAAGCCCAAGAACAGATACGTCAGATATTGTCTCAAGGTTACAGAATAGGTATTGAGCATGTAGATGAGCGCCGCTTCCGCATAGGTTCCTGGCAAAGTTGCATCACAAGCCCAATAACCGGCGAACAAGATGCAATATCAACTGTGGAATCCTGTCTAGGGGAATATAGCAATGAGTATGTGCGCTTGGTAAGTATTGATCCAAAGGCGAAGCGGCGGGTTCTAGAAACAATTATTCAGCGCCCCAATGGGAGAGTTGATAGTCGATGAATTATAAGCCTTGGCTTTTGACAAAACCCGTGTCTATGGCTAGCCCAGTGGTGCAACCCATAGACATAGCCTGGGCTTATAGTTTCACGGGTGAATGCCTCTTCGATTTGATAAAATTCTCCTCAAGTCAAATCGCGAAGTACTTGACACTACCCCCTCAATTGTTGCTATATTATTTAAAGACAAATTGATGGGGCGTAGCCAAGTGGTAAGGCAGCGGGTTTTGGTCCCGCCATCCCTAGGTTCGAATCCTAGCGCCCCAGTTAGAAAGAGAGAATAAGTTCGGCATCTTGGTTGAAAGCACCCTACAGCCAGTGCGCCATTTGTTATGCATGAAACAGACATTTCACTCTCACTTCCTCACTCCCTCCCTCAAGAGTGTTTCTTCGGAGCGCCCCACGGGCGGTGCACCACCCGCTACGAATGAAGCAAACACCTTTTTCCTTACACCCTTACAACGCCAGGTGCTTCAAGTCGGGAAACCCGCCCAACGCACTGGCTCCCCTTACACCCTTACACCTTTGATTGGCAGTGCAAGATCGCAATCAGTGTATACCTAAAATAAATAAAGTTAAATTAATATCATTAAATTTTATCCGGAAGAGTATTGAGTGTATAAGAATAATATACTTAAGTGCATTGCTGCGGTGTTAT
This portion of the Brasilonema sennae CENA114 genome encodes:
- a CDS encoding ribulose bisphosphate carboxylase small subunit; its protein translation is MSYYISPRFLDKLAVHITKNYLDIPGVRVPLILGIHGRKGEGKSFQCELVFEKMGIEVTHISGGELESPDAGDPARLIRLRYRETAELIRVRGRMCVIMINDLDAGAGRFDEGTQYTVNTQLVNATLMNIADNPTDVQLPGSYDATPLHRVPILVTGNDFSTLYAPLIRDGRMEKFYWDPDRDEKVGIVGGIFSEDGLSRQEVEKLVDTFPNQSIDFFSASRARIYDEQIRNFIHETGIERVSQRVVNSLEGPPQFRKPNFSLSNLIEMGKLMVGEQQRVENSQLVSQYNRGLYSRNQSAASGGVTPNTQPSSDLYSRNQFASSGGVTPNTQPSSDRASEPVISNKFQKQQVSNSHLSLEAQEQIRQILSQGYRIGIEHVDERRFRIGSWQSCITSPITGEQDAISTVESCLGEYSNEYVRLVSIDPKAKRRVLETIIQRPNGRVDSR
- a CDS encoding ribulose bisphosphate carboxylase small subunit translates to MQTFSKERRYETLSYLPPLSDAQISKQIQYILNQGYIPAIEFNENSEPTVYYWTLWKLPLFGARSTQEVLNEVQACRSQYGNNFIRVVGFDNIKQCQVLSFIVHKPNSSRY
- the rcbX gene encoding RuBisCO chaperone RbcX — protein: MDIKQIAKDTAKTLQSYLTYQALKTVLAQVSETNPPLALWLQRFSADKIQDGEAYVKQLFQEKPELALRIMTVREHIAEQVAEYLPEMVRTGIQQANMEHRRQHLERMTQINTSDPSPESETQATSDPNIEQ